A region from the Alnus glutinosa chromosome 5, dhAlnGlut1.1, whole genome shotgun sequence genome encodes:
- the LOC133869820 gene encoding uncharacterized protein LOC133869820 isoform X1 has product MNLTGGPHSPATGCRRKPKRASISALSSRRRPVTPHSKWKFFDEDDGKLAGGGQFRRARVAVSARNLAAGLWQLRFTEVSAGGGGIGGFKCGPCDRVGSQLVSSLPHPKFSMEESTKWEPRCSKVSHDVCQFDGRMGLLQDQKGASISIVSALQAELFHAHSRICELEAEERSSKKKVKHLLRKVEEERVSWRSREQKKIRAVVDDLKDELDRERKSCQMMYMLNTKLVIELANAKLSAKQIMQNYQEEKRGRDLMEEVCNELAKQIGEDKAEVEALKRESMKFHEEVEEERRMLQMAEVWREERVQMKLVDAKLALEDRYCKMNKLLTDLETFLQSRSSTLDVMDLRKAELILQAVKSMDVQDIKEFSYMPPKSNDIFSMYEDLRKFEAKGDEIEPCVNYSPTRHASKIQASCPNNGGSYKTSMLKHPNHAIEYKSGLEEEEETRGWGRGSRAEDQSSSYSVEGSTEASVSRVFSQGKNVLESGTECDENADHGSLNTEVSEVCLLVEGNGNGRAFPSGGGIRCQDTAAQRGAPESANPHITRGMKGGIEWRRGIQKPSSKPKLLGVTRVRMESQKSQLRHILKQKT; this is encoded by the exons ATGAACCTCACCGGCGGGCCCCACTCCCCGGCGACGGGGTGTCGCCGGAAACCGAAGCGTGCCAGCATATCGGCCCTCTCCTCCCGCCGCCGTCCGGTGACTCCTCACTCGAAGTGGAAGTTCTTCGACGAAGACGACGGAAAGCTCGCCGGAGGAGGACAATTCCGGAGAGCGAGAGTTGCGGTCTCAGCGAGAAATCTCGCCGCCGGGCTCTGGCAGTTGCGGTTCACGGAGGTCTCGGCCGGTGGTGGTGGAATTGGCGGTTTCAAATGCGGGCCGTGTGATCGGGTTGGGTCTCAG CTTGTATCTTCTTTGCCACATCCAAAATTTTCAATGGAGGAATCTACAAAGTGGGAACCCAGGTGTTCGAAAGTGTCTCATGACGTCTGCCAGTTTGACGGCCGCATGGGGCTTCTCCAGGATCAAAAGGGTGCTTCGATCTCTATTGTTTCTGCTTTGCAAGCAGAGCTATTCCATGCTCATTCACGAATTTGTGAGCTTGAAGCTGAGGAGCGATCCTCtaagaaaaaagtgaaacaCTTGCTGAGGAAGGTTGAAGAGGAAAGGGTTTCATGGCGGAGCagagaacaaaagaaaattcgTGCAGTTGTTGATGACTTAAAGGATGAATTAGACAGGGAGAGGAAGAGTTGTCAGATGATGTATATGCTCAATACCAAATTAGTCATTGAGTTAGCCAATGCCAAGTTATCAGCAAAGCAGATCATGCAAAATTACCAGGAAGAGAAAAGGGGGAGGGACCTAATGGAGGAGGTCTGTAATGAACTAGCTAAGCAGATTGGAGAAGATAAGGCCGAGGTTGAGGCATTGAAGAGAGAGTCGATGAAATTCCATGAGGAAGTGGAAGAAGAGAGGCGGATGTTGCAGATGGCTGAGGTTTGGCGTGAAGAACGCGTCCAAATGAAGCTGGTTGATGCAAAACTTGCTCTTGAAGATAGATATTGCAAGATGAACAAGCTATTAACGGACCTCGAGACTTTTCTGCAGTCCAGAAGTTCTACCCTGGATGTTATGGACTTAAGGAAAGCCGAGTTGATCCTGCAGGCAGTTAAATCAATGGATGTTCAAGATATTAAGGAATTTTCGTATATGCCCCCAAAATCAAATGATATATTCTCCATGTATGAAGATCTCAGAAAATTCGAAGCTAAGGGGGACGAGATTGAACCTTGTGTAAATTACAGCCCCACTAGACACGCTTCCAAAATCCAGGCCTCGTGTCCTAACAATGGTGGCTCTTACAAAACTTCTATGCTGAAGCATCCAAACCATGCTATTGAGTATAAGAGCGgcctagaagaagaagaagaaacccgAGGCTGGGGAAGGGGTAGTCGTGCTGAGGATCAGAGTTCTAGTTACTCAGTTGAAGGGAGTACTGAGGCCTCTGTTAGTAGGGTCTTCAGCCAAGGCAAAAATGTTTTGGAGAGTGGAACCGAATGTGATGAAAATGCAGACCATGGTTCTCTGAATACGGAAGTCAGTGAGGTTTGCTTACTAGTAGAGGGTAATGGAAACGGGAGAGCTTTTCCAAGTGGAGGTGGCATCAGATGCCAGGATACAGCGGCACAACGGGGTGCACCGGAGTCTGCCAATCCACACATCACTCGAGGAATGAAAGGGGGCATAGAGTGGCGTCGAGGCATCCAAAAGCCAAGCTCGAAGCCCAAGCTTTTGGGGGTGACTCGGGTGAGGATGGAAAGCCAGAAATCTCAGCTGCGCCACATTCTTAAACAGAAGACCTAG
- the LOC133869820 gene encoding uncharacterized protein LOC133869820 isoform X2 produces MEESTKWEPRCSKVSHDVCQFDGRMGLLQDQKGASISIVSALQAELFHAHSRICELEAEERSSKKKVKHLLRKVEEERVSWRSREQKKIRAVVDDLKDELDRERKSCQMMYMLNTKLVIELANAKLSAKQIMQNYQEEKRGRDLMEEVCNELAKQIGEDKAEVEALKRESMKFHEEVEEERRMLQMAEVWREERVQMKLVDAKLALEDRYCKMNKLLTDLETFLQSRSSTLDVMDLRKAELILQAVKSMDVQDIKEFSYMPPKSNDIFSMYEDLRKFEAKGDEIEPCVNYSPTRHASKIQASCPNNGGSYKTSMLKHPNHAIEYKSGLEEEEETRGWGRGSRAEDQSSSYSVEGSTEASVSRVFSQGKNVLESGTECDENADHGSLNTEVSEVCLLVEGNGNGRAFPSGGGIRCQDTAAQRGAPESANPHITRGMKGGIEWRRGIQKPSSKPKLLGVTRVRMESQKSQLRHILKQKT; encoded by the coding sequence ATGGAGGAATCTACAAAGTGGGAACCCAGGTGTTCGAAAGTGTCTCATGACGTCTGCCAGTTTGACGGCCGCATGGGGCTTCTCCAGGATCAAAAGGGTGCTTCGATCTCTATTGTTTCTGCTTTGCAAGCAGAGCTATTCCATGCTCATTCACGAATTTGTGAGCTTGAAGCTGAGGAGCGATCCTCtaagaaaaaagtgaaacaCTTGCTGAGGAAGGTTGAAGAGGAAAGGGTTTCATGGCGGAGCagagaacaaaagaaaattcgTGCAGTTGTTGATGACTTAAAGGATGAATTAGACAGGGAGAGGAAGAGTTGTCAGATGATGTATATGCTCAATACCAAATTAGTCATTGAGTTAGCCAATGCCAAGTTATCAGCAAAGCAGATCATGCAAAATTACCAGGAAGAGAAAAGGGGGAGGGACCTAATGGAGGAGGTCTGTAATGAACTAGCTAAGCAGATTGGAGAAGATAAGGCCGAGGTTGAGGCATTGAAGAGAGAGTCGATGAAATTCCATGAGGAAGTGGAAGAAGAGAGGCGGATGTTGCAGATGGCTGAGGTTTGGCGTGAAGAACGCGTCCAAATGAAGCTGGTTGATGCAAAACTTGCTCTTGAAGATAGATATTGCAAGATGAACAAGCTATTAACGGACCTCGAGACTTTTCTGCAGTCCAGAAGTTCTACCCTGGATGTTATGGACTTAAGGAAAGCCGAGTTGATCCTGCAGGCAGTTAAATCAATGGATGTTCAAGATATTAAGGAATTTTCGTATATGCCCCCAAAATCAAATGATATATTCTCCATGTATGAAGATCTCAGAAAATTCGAAGCTAAGGGGGACGAGATTGAACCTTGTGTAAATTACAGCCCCACTAGACACGCTTCCAAAATCCAGGCCTCGTGTCCTAACAATGGTGGCTCTTACAAAACTTCTATGCTGAAGCATCCAAACCATGCTATTGAGTATAAGAGCGgcctagaagaagaagaagaaacccgAGGCTGGGGAAGGGGTAGTCGTGCTGAGGATCAGAGTTCTAGTTACTCAGTTGAAGGGAGTACTGAGGCCTCTGTTAGTAGGGTCTTCAGCCAAGGCAAAAATGTTTTGGAGAGTGGAACCGAATGTGATGAAAATGCAGACCATGGTTCTCTGAATACGGAAGTCAGTGAGGTTTGCTTACTAGTAGAGGGTAATGGAAACGGGAGAGCTTTTCCAAGTGGAGGTGGCATCAGATGCCAGGATACAGCGGCACAACGGGGTGCACCGGAGTCTGCCAATCCACACATCACTCGAGGAATGAAAGGGGGCATAGAGTGGCGTCGAGGCATCCAAAAGCCAAGCTCGAAGCCCAAGCTTTTGGGGGTGACTCGGGTGAGGATGGAAAGCCAGAAATCTCAGCTGCGCCACATTCTTAAACAGAAGACCTAG